A section of the Malania oleifera isolate guangnan ecotype guangnan chromosome 2, ASM2987363v1, whole genome shotgun sequence genome encodes:
- the LOC131149916 gene encoding GDSL esterase/lipase At2g30310-like, producing MTPKYLCVLTILFIFTTTISATQPKFPAILVFGDSLVDTGNNNFIDTTFKANHFPYGQLFPGHIATGRFTDGKMVPDMLASSLGIKDTVPPFLDPNLTDDDVKTGVDFASAGSGYDDLTTSLSGVIAVSKQAEYLKDYVERLKRIVGEGEATKILNCALVLIVAGSNDFALNYFPMPTRKAQFTLDGYQDFLQENLQNFVKNLYNVGLRKMAIGSLPPFGCWPGVKALKLVPLAVSCSEIINAGAKSYNDKLVNKIPQLQASLPGSQIVYADIYGPLLDMGNNPQNYGFVVADRGCCGTGFVELAELCTPITPTCLNSSQYMFWDSAHPTQSAYTHVATSLLTNVLPTFH from the exons ATGACTCCAAAATACCTTTGCGTTCTTAcaatactttttatttttacaacTACGATCTCGGCAACCCAACCAAAGTTCCCAGCCATCCTCGTTTTCGGAGACTCGTTGGTGGACACAGGCAACAACAACTTCATTGACACAACCTTTAAGGCGAATCACTTTCCATATGGCCAACTCTTCCCAGGTCACATTGCCACAGGGAGGTTCACCGATGGAAAAATGGTTCCTGACATGTTGGCTTCTTCACTTGGTATCAAAGACACTGTCCCTCCCTTCCTTGACCCAAACCTTACAGATGACGATGTCAAGACTGGTGTCGACTTTGCATCAGCAGGGTCTGGCTACGATGACCTCACAACGTCGCTGTCTGGTGTGATTGCCGTGTCTAAGCAAGCGGAGTACTTAAAGGATTACGTGGAGAGGCTCAAGAGGATTGTGGGGGAGGGAGAGGCCACTAAGATATTGAACTGTGCTCTTGTTCTTATAGTTGCAGGGTCAAATGACTTTGCACTTAATTACTTTCCTATGCCTACTCGGAAGGCTCAATTTACTCTTGATGGATACCAAGATTTTCTTCAAGAAAACCTTCAAAACTTCGTAAAG AATCTATACAATGTCGGCTTACGGAAAATGGCGATAGGAAGTCTTCCTCCATTTGGATGCTGGCCAGGCGTGAAAGCTCTAAAACTTGTTCCGTTGGCTGTAAGTTGCTCGGAGATTATCAATGCAGGTGCTAAATCTTACAACGACAAGCTTGTGAACAAGATTCCTCAATTACAAGCATCGCTCCCTGGCTCCCAAATTGTCTATGCCGATATATACGGGCCTTTGCTTGACATGGGCAATAATCCCCAAAACTATG gTTTTGTGGTAGCAGACAGAGGATGTTGTGGGACTGGATttgtagagttggcagaacttTGCACCCCAATCACACCCACATGCTTGAATTCTTCACAATACATGTTTTGGGATAGTGCCCATCCCACCCAATCTGCCTACACCCACGTTGCCACCTCCCTTCTCACAAATGTCCTGCCCACCTTTCACTAG